In Vibrio japonicus, one DNA window encodes the following:
- the hslR gene encoding ribosome-associated heat shock protein Hsp15 — MGSQTEAVRLDKWLWAARFYKTRSIARNMVDGGKVHYNGQRSKPSKAVELGAVITLRQGHEEKTVVIEKISDQRRGAPEAQTLYEETAESIAKREENAAQRKLHAHSPSPDRRPDKKQRRDIIKFKHQ, encoded by the coding sequence ATGGGTTCCCAAACAGAAGCAGTCAGGCTCGATAAATGGCTTTGGGCGGCACGCTTTTACAAAACGCGCTCTATTGCGCGAAACATGGTCGATGGCGGCAAAGTCCACTATAATGGCCAACGCAGCAAGCCTAGTAAGGCAGTTGAGCTTGGTGCAGTCATTACTCTTCGCCAAGGTCACGAAGAGAAAACCGTTGTTATTGAAAAGATTTCAGATCAACGACGAGGCGCTCCTGAAGCTCAGACTCTGTATGAAGAAACGGCTGAGAGCATTGCAAAGCGCGAAGAAAACGCCGCACAACGCAAACTTCATGCGCATAGCCCTAGCCCTGATCGTCGCCCTGACAAAAAACAGCGCCGCGACATCATCAAATTTAAACATCAATAA
- the hslO gene encoding Hsp33 family molecular chaperone HslO, with protein sequence MANNVLNRYLFEDLSVRGELVQLDEVYQRIITSKEYPAALQKLLGELLVSTTLLTATLKFEGSITLQLQGDGPVSLVVINGDNNQKVRGVARWEGEIADDATIHDMMGKGHLVITIDPKQGERYQGIVGLEGDNLTDIIEGYFANSEQLKTRLWIRTGEHEGIAHAAGMLIQVMPDGTGAPEDFEHLEQLTNTVKDEELFSLGANELLYRLYNQEKVRIFEPQPVEFHCGCSRERSGAAIITIDRAEVNDILTEIGTISLHCDYCGTSYTFDEAEVSELFEQSITGNKTLH encoded by the coding sequence ATGGCAAACAACGTATTAAACCGCTACCTTTTTGAAGACCTCTCAGTACGTGGCGAGTTGGTGCAATTGGATGAAGTATACCAACGTATTATTACTAGCAAGGAATACCCTGCGGCACTTCAAAAGCTACTCGGTGAGCTATTAGTTTCAACGACACTTCTTACAGCAACACTAAAGTTCGAAGGCTCTATCACGCTGCAACTACAAGGTGATGGCCCTGTATCACTGGTTGTCATTAACGGTGATAACAACCAAAAGGTTCGTGGTGTCGCCCGCTGGGAAGGCGAAATTGCTGACGATGCAACTATCCATGACATGATGGGCAAAGGCCATCTTGTAATCACTATCGATCCAAAACAAGGTGAGCGCTATCAGGGTATTGTTGGCCTAGAAGGCGACAATCTCACTGACATTATTGAAGGTTATTTTGCTAATTCAGAGCAGCTTAAAACACGCCTTTGGATTCGCACTGGTGAACATGAAGGTATCGCACACGCTGCTGGCATGTTAATTCAGGTTATGCCTGATGGCACTGGCGCTCCAGAAGATTTTGAGCACCTTGAGCAGCTAACCAATACAGTGAAAGACGAAGAACTGTTTTCTTTGGGTGCCAATGAACTGCTTTACCGCTTATACAACCAAGAGAAAGTGCGCATCTTTGAACCTCAACCTGTTGAGTTCCACTGTGGCTGTTCTCGAGAGCGCAGTGGAGCAGCAATCATTACTATCGATAGAGCAGAAGTTAATGACATTCTGACAGAGATTGGCACCATTTCTTTACATTGTGATTACTGCGGCACGAGCTACACGTTCGACGAAGCAGAGGTGTCTGAACTGTTTGAACAGTCAATAACAGGTAATAAAACGCTGCATTAA
- the pckA gene encoding phosphoenolpyruvate carboxykinase (ATP), whose protein sequence is MTVMEHTKAATIDLTKHGLHNVKEVVRNPSYELLFEEETRADLEGYEKGVVTELGAVAVDTGIFTGRSPKDKYIVKDATTEEHMWWTSDAVKNDNKPISQEIWNDLKEQVTNQLSGKRVFVVDGYCGANPDTRLSIRVITEVAWQAHFVKNMFIRPSEEELETFEPDFVVMNGAKCTNKNWQEQGLNSENFTVFNLTERTQLIGGTWYGGEMKKGMFAMMNYFLPLQGIASMHCSANMGKEGDVAIFFGLSGTGKTTLSTDPKRELIGDDEHGWDDDGVFNFEGGCYAKTIKLSKEAEPDIYNAIRRDALLENVTVLSDGTIDFDDGSKTENTRVSYPIEHIENIVKPVSKGGHAKKVIFLSADAFGVLPPVSKLTPEQTKYHFLSGFTAKLAGTERGITEPTPTFSACFGAAFLTLHPTKYAEVLVKRMEAAGAEAYLVNTGWNGSGKRISIQDTRGIIDAILDGSIEHAETKHIPIFNLEVPTALHDVDPTILDPRDTYVDPLQWESKAKDLAGLFINNFEKYTDNEEGKSLIAAGPQLD, encoded by the coding sequence ATGACCGTTATGGAACATACAAAGGCTGCAACAATTGACCTGACTAAGCACGGACTGCATAACGTAAAAGAGGTTGTTCGCAACCCTAGTTATGAGCTGTTATTTGAAGAAGAGACTCGTGCTGACTTAGAAGGCTATGAAAAAGGTGTTGTCACTGAACTCGGCGCTGTTGCCGTTGACACTGGTATTTTTACTGGCCGCTCACCAAAAGATAAATACATCGTTAAGGATGCAACCACTGAAGAACACATGTGGTGGACATCTGACGCAGTAAAAAATGACAATAAACCAATCTCACAAGAAATCTGGAATGACCTAAAAGAACAGGTAACAAACCAGCTTTCTGGTAAACGTGTATTCGTTGTTGATGGATACTGTGGTGCCAACCCAGATACTCGCCTAAGCATTCGTGTAATTACAGAAGTCGCTTGGCAAGCACACTTCGTGAAAAACATGTTTATCCGCCCTTCAGAAGAAGAGCTAGAAACGTTCGAGCCAGACTTTGTAGTCATGAACGGCGCGAAATGCACGAACAAAAACTGGCAAGAACAAGGCCTGAACTCAGAAAACTTTACTGTATTTAACCTAACCGAGCGCACACAGCTTATCGGTGGTACGTGGTACGGTGGTGAGATGAAGAAAGGTATGTTTGCTATGATGAACTACTTCCTTCCTCTACAAGGCATCGCATCAATGCACTGTAGCGCAAACATGGGTAAAGAAGGCGACGTAGCCATTTTCTTCGGCTTGTCTGGTACGGGTAAAACAACCCTTTCTACTGATCCAAAACGTGAACTGATTGGTGATGATGAACACGGTTGGGACGATGACGGCGTATTTAACTTCGAGGGCGGTTGTTACGCGAAAACCATCAAACTATCGAAAGAAGCGGAACCGGATATCTACAACGCTATCCGCCGTGATGCCCTTCTAGAAAACGTAACGGTTCTTTCAGATGGCACTATCGACTTTGATGACGGTTCGAAAACAGAAAACACTCGCGTTTCTTACCCAATTGAACACATCGAAAACATCGTGAAGCCTGTATCGAAAGGCGGCCATGCGAAGAAAGTTATCTTCCTATCCGCTGACGCATTTGGTGTGCTACCTCCGGTTTCAAAATTAACACCAGAGCAAACTAAGTATCACTTCCTATCTGGTTTTACAGCAAAACTAGCTGGTACTGAGCGTGGCATCACTGAGCCAACACCAACATTCTCTGCATGTTTCGGCGCAGCATTCCTAACTCTACACCCAACGAAGTACGCGGAAGTTCTCGTTAAGCGTATGGAAGCAGCAGGTGCAGAAGCATACCTAGTGAACACAGGTTGGAACGGCAGTGGCAAACGTATCTCGATTCAGGATACTCGTGGCATTATTGATGCGATCCTAGATGGCTCTATCGAGCATGCAGAAACTAAGCACATTCCAATCTTTAACTTGGAAGTACCAACTGCGCTGCACGATGTTGACCCAACCATCCTTGACCCACGTGACACGTATGTTGATCCACTACAGTGGGAAAGCAAAGCTAAAGATCTAGCTGGGCTTTTCATCAACAACTTCGAGAAGTACACCGATAATGAAGAAGGTAAATCACTTATTGCAGCTGGCCCACAGCTAGATTAG
- a CDS encoding AsmA family protein, with translation MKRILLLSTIFLICLLSLFAISLYALLQTRYSANIINFAFQHLTPYSVVARKALYSPPYQLDLEDVEITSESQTFPISKITIWLSPYVFSDGKLAFDSLLIEGANIDVRKLDTQLARSVHLNSISLKHVDISAGPWSIRELSVQIKEPVWEKPEQLLPYGELQLSAQQLYSHGEAFDTILIDAKYKPQNSTLYGVSFDWRGANISGQAEQYQNGWSLVNVTINHLRLPPQIPSERLLSTLESLNLPIAHINSLDILGSSFNYSGWRFEQLDASLENLSLDKSIWQQEEGSLSFDAESATHSAFQLIAPTSKLRITPEGIEFEDFDADFKQGRVQIDGLVSPNQIKLNSLKLSGIKWLENTSELFDSLQAASTSLQNFSIQTLEVNNSQLIQVERKPYWQASGFNATGVQLSLMRDGEWGFFQGEIELSANSASWDNWLTTQALINAKSDNNKIALTRAFLPLENGYVEATGQWDRLSLSAPWQFSLYGDGIPLEQSWVQEKLPFSLTGFAEIEAELSGLSGDYSMFAHSVSGKIVGQIHGGIVDARSADGEIQFKQTWPLEEIQIGADRGRLVFHSKNENAQLSGRLDLTKPKFGTLILNINQECQQLWSGIFELTNVIKNMCTEETVVSPTQ, from the coding sequence TTGAAGAGAATCTTGCTACTGAGCACAATATTCCTCATTTGTTTGCTGAGCCTGTTCGCCATTTCTCTGTATGCCCTACTTCAAACTCGCTACTCTGCAAACATCATTAACTTTGCGTTTCAGCATCTCACGCCTTATTCAGTAGTAGCGCGAAAAGCCCTGTACTCTCCCCCTTATCAACTAGATCTTGAGGATGTTGAGATAACATCTGAGAGCCAAACATTCCCGATTTCTAAAATCACAATCTGGCTAAGTCCTTATGTTTTTAGCGATGGCAAGTTGGCTTTTGATTCCCTACTCATCGAGGGAGCTAATATTGATGTGCGGAAGCTAGACACTCAGCTTGCTCGCTCTGTGCACCTAAACTCGATTTCACTTAAACATGTTGATATTTCAGCTGGACCTTGGTCAATACGAGAGCTCAGTGTGCAAATCAAAGAGCCTGTCTGGGAAAAGCCTGAACAACTCTTACCCTACGGAGAGTTACAACTCTCAGCACAACAGCTTTATTCTCATGGTGAAGCGTTTGACACGATTCTCATTGATGCCAAATATAAGCCCCAGAACAGCACGCTTTATGGTGTTTCTTTTGACTGGCGCGGTGCCAATATTTCCGGACAAGCAGAACAATACCAAAACGGATGGTCGTTGGTTAATGTCACCATCAATCACTTAAGGCTACCGCCTCAAATACCTTCAGAGCGACTTCTTTCCACACTTGAGTCTCTCAACCTGCCGATAGCTCATATCAACAGTCTGGATATTTTAGGAAGCAGCTTTAATTACTCTGGCTGGCGGTTTGAACAACTTGATGCCTCGTTGGAAAATCTATCGCTCGATAAATCAATATGGCAACAAGAAGAGGGATCTCTCTCATTTGATGCGGAAAGTGCAACACATTCAGCGTTCCAGCTTATTGCGCCCACCTCTAAGCTACGCATTACTCCAGAAGGCATTGAGTTTGAAGATTTTGATGCCGATTTTAAACAGGGACGAGTCCAAATTGATGGGCTTGTTTCTCCAAATCAAATTAAGTTAAACAGCCTAAAGTTATCAGGCATTAAATGGCTGGAAAATACCTCAGAGCTGTTCGACTCCTTACAAGCTGCCTCAACATCACTACAAAATTTTTCCATTCAGACACTGGAAGTAAATAACAGCCAACTTATTCAGGTGGAACGAAAACCTTACTGGCAGGCGTCTGGGTTTAACGCAACTGGAGTACAACTGTCGCTCATGCGTGATGGAGAATGGGGCTTCTTCCAAGGTGAGATCGAGCTCAGTGCAAACAGTGCAAGTTGGGATAACTGGCTAACCACACAAGCTCTGATAAACGCCAAGTCAGACAACAACAAAATTGCCCTCACACGAGCCTTCCTACCGCTCGAAAATGGCTATGTCGAAGCAACGGGTCAGTGGGACAGGCTCTCATTGAGTGCGCCTTGGCAATTTTCACTGTATGGCGATGGTATTCCATTGGAGCAATCTTGGGTTCAAGAAAAGCTGCCTTTTTCACTAACCGGTTTCGCTGAGATTGAGGCTGAACTTTCAGGCCTATCAGGAGACTACTCCATGTTCGCACACAGTGTAAGTGGAAAAATTGTCGGGCAAATTCATGGTGGGATCGTGGATGCGCGCAGTGCAGATGGTGAAATACAGTTCAAGCAGACTTGGCCACTTGAGGAAATCCAAATCGGCGCCGACAGAGGACGACTTGTTTTTCATTCTAAAAATGAAAACGCGCAACTCAGCGGGCGCTTAGATTTAACCAAACCCAAGTTTGGCACTCTGATTCTCAACATCAATCAAGAGTGCCAACAATTGTGGTCTGGAATTTTTGAGCTTACTAATGTGATAAAAAACATGTGTACCGAGGAAACGGTGGTTTCGCCAACTCAATAG